GAGGTGCACCCAGTCGACGGTGAAGTCGCGCCCGGCCGCCTGGGCGGCGCTGATGAACTCACCGCGCAGCCGGGCGCGGGTGGTCTGAGGCGGCTGGTCGACGGCGGCGTCGATCTCCTCGTCGGTGGTGATGCGCGCCGCCAGGCCCTTGCGCTGCAGCAGGTCGAAGACGCCGCGGCCACGTTTGATGTCGTGGTAGGCGAGGTCGAGCTGGGCGATTTTCGGGTCGGACAGCTCCATGTCGTAGCGGTCCTGGTAGCGCTGGAACAGCTTGCGCTTGATCACCCAGTCGATCTCGGTGTCGACCTTGGCGAAGTCCTGGCTTTCGACGGCGTCGAGCTGGCGGCCCCACAGGTCGACGACCTGCTCGATCTGGGCGTTGGGCTCGCGGGTCTGCAGGTGTTCGACGGCGCGGGCGTAGTACTCGCGCTGGATGTCCAGCGCGCTGGCCTGACGCCCGCCGGCCAGCCGCACCGGGCGTCGGCCGGTGACGTCGTGGCTGACCTCGCGGATTGCCCGGATCGGATTGTCCAGGGAGAAGTCGCGGAAGGCCACGCCGGCCTCGATCATCTCCAGCACCAGCGCCGCGGTGCCCACCTTGAGCATGGTGGTCGACTCGCACATGTTGGAGTCGCCGACGATCACGTGCAGGCGCCGGTACTTCTCGGCGTCGGCGTGCGGCTCGTCGCGGGTGTTGATGATCGGTCGGCTGCGGGTGGTGGCGCTCGAGACGCCCTCCCAGATGTGTTCGGCGCGCTGCGACAGGCAGAAGGTGGCGGCCTTCGGCGTCTGCAGGACCTTGCCGGCGCCGCAGATGAGCTGGCGGGTGACCAGGAACGGCAGCAGCACGTCGGAGATCCGCGAAAACTCGCCGGCCCGCACGATCAGGTAGTTCTCGTGGCAGCCGTAGGAGTTGCCTGCGGAGTCGGTGTTGTTCTTGAACAGGTAGATGTCCCCGCCGATGCCCTCGTCGGCGAGCCGCTGCTCGGCGTCGATCAGCAGGTCTTCGAGCACCCGCTCGCCGGCGCGGTCATGGGTGACCAGCTGGATCAGGCTGTCGCATTCGGCGGTGGCGTACTCGGGGTGACTACCCACGTCGAGGTACAGACGGGCGCCGTTGCGCAGGAAAACGTTGGAGCTGCGGCCCCACGAGACCACCCGGCGGAACAGGTAACGAGCCACTTCGTCGGGCGAAAGGCGCCGGTGTCCGTGAAAGGTGCAGGTGACACCGAATTCGGTTTCGATGCCCATGATTCGACGCTGCACAATTCGAGCGTACTTGTTGGAGGCGAAACTGGTGCGGAGCCCCCGCCGACGGGTCGCCTTGTCCGCGGCTTCAGGACTCGGCCGGCTCGGGTGCCTCGCCGAACCGGCTCAGAGCCAGGGCCGCGACGACGGCGATCACGAAACCCGCCTCGACCATCCAGCCCAGACCCGGGCGGGTGCGATCGCCCAGCCAGGCCACCCCGACCAGCGCCGGGCCGACGGTCTCGCCGATCACCATCCCGGCCACCGCGGTCGTCACCGACCCGCGACTCAGCGCCGAGGTGAGGAGCAGGAATCCGGCCGCCCCGCCGGCCACCAGGGCGTAGATCGCCGGGTTGGCCCAGAACGAGGCCTCGGTCAGGTCGACCGAATCGATCAGCCGGACCGCGATT
The sequence above is a segment of the Candidatus Mycobacterium wuenschmannii genome. Coding sequences within it:
- the pafA gene encoding Pup--protein ligase, whose protein sequence is MQRRIMGIETEFGVTCTFHGHRRLSPDEVARYLFRRVVSWGRSSNVFLRNGARLYLDVGSHPEYATAECDSLIQLVTHDRAGERVLEDLLIDAEQRLADEGIGGDIYLFKNNTDSAGNSYGCHENYLIVRAGEFSRISDVLLPFLVTRQLICGAGKVLQTPKAATFCLSQRAEHIWEGVSSATTRSRPIINTRDEPHADAEKYRRLHVIVGDSNMCESTTMLKVGTAALVLEMIEAGVAFRDFSLDNPIRAIREVSHDVTGRRPVRLAGGRQASALDIQREYYARAVEHLQTREPNAQIEQVVDLWGRQLDAVESQDFAKVDTEIDWVIKRKLFQRYQDRYDMELSDPKIAQLDLAYHDIKRGRGVFDLLQRKGLAARITTDEEIDAAVDQPPQTTRARLRGEFISAAQAAGRDFTVDWVHLKLNDQAQRTVLCKDPFRSVDERVKRLIASM